TTTTACATTTAAAAGGATATAGAGATTATAATAAAAAAGAAAGAGAAAAAATGTTGTCTATTCAGGATGAAATTTTTAGTGTGATTATGCAAAATGAAAAACAAAAAAAATTCTTCTTTGCTTGAAAGTTTTAATTCTGCTTTTAATGGACTTATTTATGTTTTTAAAAGAGAAAGAAATTTTAAAATTCATGTTTTTATGGGTATTGTTGCAATATTATTATCTCTTTTTTTTCATGTGCCATTTACTGAAACCTTAATAATTATCGTTCTTATTTCTCTTGTAATGGTTTCCGAAATAATAAATACCGGTATAGAGATTCTTTCAGAGAATATGAGTAAGGAAAATCAGAATATTATAAAAGTTGTTAAAGATATTTGTGCTTCCGCTGTTTTAGTATCTTCAATTTTTGCTTTTATATGTGGTTATTTAATCTTTATAAAGTTTTTTCCAGAAGGTTTTAGAAATATTTTTGAAAATATTGCGAGGTCTCCATGGTATTTCACTTTTATTACTCTTATTATTGTTTCATTTCTAACTATTGTTTTGAAAATACTTACAGGAGAAAGTTTTACTCTTGCAGGTGGTATGCCGAGTGTTCATAGCGGAATTGCTTTTAGTATATGGGTTGCTATTTCCTTTTTAACATTTAAGGATTACCCTGTAATTTCTCCACTTGTTTTTTTACTTTCTTTCTGGGTTGCTCAAAGCAGAATAACAAAAAAAATTCATACCATAGAAGAGGTTATAATTGGGGGAATAATAGGTATAATTGTTACTATATTACTTTTTCAAATTTTCTGGAGGTGAAAATTGAAGACATTAAAAAAACATTTTATTTCAGGGATAATTTTTATAGTTCCTATCTCTCTTTCTATATGGATTTTATTTAAAATATTTATTTTTCTTGAGAATATCCTTGGAAATTTTTTTAAAAAATTTTTTGTCAACATATATACGCCTGGAATTGGTTTAATCTCTCTGATACTTGTGATTTTATTTGTAGGTTTTCTGGCAAATAATTTTTTAGGAAAAAAGTTTCTTGGATTGATTGAATTACTTTTTGAAAATATTCCATTTTTGAATAAAATTTTCAGTTTTATAAAAAATATTGTTAAAAAAATAACAGAAGAGAAAAAAAATATTTTCAAAGGAGTGGTTAAAGTTAGGTTACCTAACGATTCATATACAATTGGATTCATTACAGATGAAGGGAAAGATAGTAAAGAAATATGTGTTTTTGTTCCTACTGTTCCGAATATAAGTACA
The sequence above is a segment of the bacterium genome. Coding sequences within it:
- a CDS encoding DUF502 domain-containing protein, with product MKTLKKHFISGIIFIVPISLSIWILFKIFIFLENILGNFFKKFFVNIYTPGIGLISLILVILFVGFLANNFLGKKFLGLIELLFENIPFLNKIFSFIKNIVKKITEEKKNIFKGVVKVRLPNDSYTIGFITDEGKDSKEICVFVPTVPNISTGIIFMIPKEKIEKIDISVEDALKIVISMGIFKS
- a CDS encoding diacylglycerol kinase; its protein translation is MKNKKNSSLLESFNSAFNGLIYVFKRERNFKIHVFMGIVAILLSLFFHVPFTETLIIIVLISLVMVSEIINTGIEILSENMSKENQNIIKVVKDICASAVLVSSIFAFICGYLIFIKFFPEGFRNIFENIARSPWYFTFITLIIVSFLTIVLKILTGESFTLAGGMPSVHSGIAFSIWVAISFLTFKDYPVISPLVFLLSFWVAQSRITKKIHTIEEVIIGGIIGIIVTILLFQIFWR